One part of the Nostoc sp. PCC 7120 = FACHB-418 genome encodes these proteins:
- a CDS encoding iron uptake porin, producing the protein MTKLFWNALKFSPVLFAATFFATNSALAVEAGEPVMSVSQLTQASESQNIGQVTSVSQFSDVQPTDWAFQALQSLVERYGCIAGYPNGTYRGNRALTRYEFAAGLNACLDRVNELIATATADLVTKQDLATLQRLQEEFSAELATLRGRVDALEARTAELEANQFSTTTKLSGEAIFSVSQAFGDTRALPSGSQAARSDLDSNLTFANRVRLTLNSSFTGTDQLQTRLNAGNIISNNANNIGNASTGTNMTRLGYDGGTDNSVSIDKLNYAFNFSDAIRVKIDATGAELNENANVFNPDFRSSGSGALSRYGRFSPIYRQAYDGAGITVNVNPSGPLTFTAAYMATGRNSAANPGLIAAGREGGLFEGDSTIFGQIAFKPNQALNLGFAYARTYQQNGAVFGDTGSAFANRPFGNAKTEANHYGIQATFQPSSTLTLGGWVGYTTVDSLQDNRDADAWYWAASLGIRDFGREGNTLGLIFGQPPKITGGNNIASENGTSYHLEGLYKLKLSDNILVTPGLLVIFNPENNNNNDTIYVGTLRTTFTF; encoded by the coding sequence ATGACAAAACTATTCTGGAACGCTTTAAAATTTAGCCCAGTTCTTTTTGCTGCGACCTTTTTCGCTACTAATAGCGCCTTAGCAGTTGAAGCTGGCGAGCCAGTAATGAGTGTTTCCCAATTAACACAAGCTTCTGAATCTCAAAACATTGGCCAGGTAACATCTGTATCACAATTTTCAGATGTGCAACCTACCGATTGGGCATTCCAAGCACTACAATCTCTCGTTGAGCGCTATGGATGTATCGCAGGTTATCCCAACGGTACATACCGTGGTAATCGTGCTTTGACCCGCTATGAGTTTGCGGCTGGCTTGAATGCTTGTTTAGACAGAGTTAACGAACTGATTGCTACAGCAACAGCTGATTTAGTTACCAAGCAAGATTTAGCTACTTTACAGCGTTTACAAGAAGAATTCTCTGCTGAATTAGCAACTTTACGCGGTCGGGTTGATGCTTTAGAAGCTCGTACTGCTGAGTTAGAAGCTAATCAATTCTCTACTACTACCAAGCTTTCTGGAGAAGCAATCTTCAGTGTGTCTCAGGCTTTTGGTGACACAAGAGCGCTACCTTCAGGTTCTCAAGCGGCCCGAAGCGATTTAGATTCTAACCTGACTTTTGCTAACCGGGTACGTTTAACCTTAAACAGCAGCTTCACCGGCACAGATCAATTGCAAACTCGGTTAAATGCTGGAAACATTATTTCTAACAATGCCAATAACATAGGTAATGCTTCCACGGGTACTAACATGACTCGCTTGGGTTATGACGGCGGTACTGATAACAGTGTTTCCATCGATAAACTCAACTACGCATTCAACTTCAGCGATGCTATCCGTGTCAAAATTGATGCTACTGGTGCTGAGTTAAACGAAAACGCCAATGTGTTCAACCCTGACTTTAGAAGTAGTGGTTCTGGCGCTCTCTCCCGCTACGGACGCTTTAGTCCTATCTACCGCCAAGCCTATGATGGTGCTGGTATCACAGTCAACGTTAATCCCAGTGGGCCTTTGACATTTACAGCAGCTTATATGGCAACAGGCCGGAATAGTGCGGCTAATCCTGGGCTGATAGCGGCTGGAAGAGAAGGTGGATTATTCGAGGGTGATAGCACCATTTTTGGTCAAATTGCTTTCAAACCAAACCAAGCTCTTAACCTTGGTTTTGCTTACGCTCGTACTTATCAACAAAATGGAGCGGTCTTTGGGGATACAGGCAGTGCCTTTGCCAACAGACCCTTTGGAAATGCTAAAACCGAAGCAAACCACTACGGTATTCAAGCCACATTCCAACCCAGTTCTACGCTGACCCTTGGTGGTTGGGTAGGCTACACCACTGTTGATTCTCTACAGGATAACAGAGACGCAGATGCTTGGTATTGGGCTGCTAGCCTTGGTATCAGAGACTTTGGTAGAGAAGGGAATACATTGGGTTTGATCTTTGGTCAGCCACCTAAAATCACTGGTGGTAACAATATTGCTTCAGAAAACGGTACTTCTTATCATTTAGAAGGTCTTTACAAGCTGAAATTATCTGACAATATTCTCGTTACTCCTGGTTTATTGGTGATCTTCAACCCAGAGAATAACAACAACAACGATACTATTTATGTAGGTACACTCCGTACTACATTCACTTTCTAA
- a CDS encoding sensor histidine kinase, which produces MLLLGFFLGLAVGIGLWIWQQIQLNRYLTRVTQPLHSHTSKLKVALPLLPRLQREIAALKQHRLDLQQSLQTYQDLLEFAPVGYLQVDEENQLLWCNQQAREILYLQRWQPGQVRLLLELVRSYELDRLIEQTRDRQKPQTKEWVFHPSCDNAAEMPTIKSMMLRAFSLPLPNEQVGVFLENRQPLLDLNQVRERSFSDLAHELRTPLTSIRLVAETLQNRLEPPLNRWVDRLMQEVDRLVNLVQSWLELTQMEANPTMQLQMETVELRSLITSVWETLEPLAQRQNLSLSYSGPEQLLIKADSARIYQVFLNLLDNSIKYSSPNTSIQIQAEILSFKKNHEANSAPPILEINLIDAGKGFADEDLPHVFERFYRGDKARTHSALQDTNIVGNGLGLAIVRQIILAHGGSIKAMNHSEIGGAWIQLHIPEVVAN; this is translated from the coding sequence TTTGGCAACAGATTCAACTAAACCGCTACCTGACGCGAGTTACCCAACCCCTCCACTCCCATACTTCTAAGCTGAAAGTGGCGTTGCCGTTGCTTCCTCGTCTGCAACGAGAAATTGCTGCTCTCAAACAGCATCGACTAGATTTGCAACAGTCGCTGCAAACTTACCAAGACCTACTGGAATTCGCACCAGTGGGCTATTTGCAGGTCGATGAAGAAAATCAATTGCTGTGGTGTAATCAGCAAGCCAGAGAAATCTTATATTTACAAAGATGGCAACCGGGACAGGTGCGTTTGTTGCTAGAATTGGTGCGTTCCTATGAACTTGACCGCTTAATTGAGCAAACACGCGATCGCCAAAAACCCCAGACTAAAGAGTGGGTATTTCATCCCTCTTGTGATAACGCCGCAGAAATGCCCACCATCAAATCCATGATGTTAAGGGCGTTTAGCTTACCACTACCCAATGAACAAGTGGGAGTTTTTCTGGAAAATCGCCAACCCCTTTTAGACTTGAATCAAGTTAGGGAAAGGTCTTTTTCTGATTTAGCCCATGAATTACGCACACCCCTAACTTCCATTCGCTTGGTTGCAGAAACCCTGCAAAATCGTCTGGAACCACCCTTAAATCGTTGGGTTGACCGTTTGATGCAGGAAGTGGACAGACTGGTTAACTTAGTCCAAAGCTGGCTAGAACTGACTCAAATGGAAGCAAATCCTACCATGCAGTTGCAGATGGAAACGGTAGAATTGCGATCGCTCATCACTTCAGTGTGGGAAACCCTAGAACCTCTAGCACAGCGTCAAAATCTGTCTCTCTCCTACTCCGGCCCAGAACAACTATTGATTAAAGCCGACTCAGCCCGGATTTATCAAGTGTTTCTCAACTTGTTAGATAACAGTATTAAGTACAGCTCACCCAATACCAGTATTCAAATTCAAGCGGAAATCTTATCCTTTAAGAAGAATCATGAAGCTAATTCTGCTCCTCCCATCCTCGAAATAAATTTGATTGATGCTGGTAAAGGTTTTGCAGATGAAGACTTACCCCATGTTTTTGAGCGATTTTATCGAGGAGATAAAGCCCGGACACACTCAGCTTTGCAGGATACTAATATTGTCGGTAATGGTTTAGGTTTAGCTATTGTCAGGCAAATTATCTTAGCTCACGGAGGTTCCATCAAAGCCATGAACCATTCAGAAATTGGTGGCGCATGGATACAACTTCATATACCTGAAGTAGTGGCAAACTGA
- the phoU gene encoding phosphate signaling complex protein PhoU: protein MKAVVYSPNPENPQLARAIRRLERDVLRMGALVEQSFRLSHQALFSRDLKAAEELPRLDKKIDRFYRQIESDCTSIMTLQAPTAQDLRCLSAFMQLVRDLERIGDYAKDLAQIAVKIFPYPPHPSLPEIAVMAHHAQAMLATSLVALADLDEAGGRSIKHLDDAVDNAYDHLYQTLSQQRDVQGVVEPIILLALAIRCLERMADHATNIGQRVAYIVTGQRA from the coding sequence GTGAAAGCTGTCGTTTATAGTCCCAACCCTGAAAATCCCCAGTTAGCACGAGCCATTAGGCGTTTAGAACGGGATGTATTACGCATGGGAGCTTTGGTAGAACAATCATTCCGCCTTAGCCACCAAGCCTTATTCTCCCGCGACTTAAAAGCTGCTGAGGAACTTCCCCGATTAGATAAAAAAATAGACCGTTTTTATAGACAAATAGAATCAGATTGTACATCCATAATGACATTACAAGCACCTACAGCCCAAGATTTGCGCTGTTTGAGTGCCTTTATGCAATTAGTCAGAGATTTAGAGCGTATTGGTGATTATGCCAAAGATTTAGCTCAAATAGCAGTCAAAATCTTTCCTTATCCGCCTCACCCATCTCTACCGGAAATTGCTGTCATGGCGCATCACGCCCAAGCTATGCTAGCCACTAGCTTAGTGGCTTTGGCAGATTTAGATGAAGCCGGTGGACGTAGTATCAAGCATTTAGATGATGCTGTAGATAATGCCTATGATCACCTCTATCAAACTTTATCCCAGCAACGAGATGTGCAAGGCGTTGTTGAGCCAATTATACTGCTAGCACTGGCAATTCGTTGTTTAGAACGTATGGCTGATCATGCAACTAACATCGGTCAACGAGTAGCATATATCGTTACTGGTCAACGCGCCTAA
- a CDS encoding Crp/Fnr family transcriptional regulator — protein MSSIILPQTSTAILNDSNLNEHLTQRLFTRKEVIPPCKDILWRIESGAVRTLTWSEDGSFITLGYWGVGDVIGYPLSKVNPYQIECLTSVEAIIIPQHLWYQYTNNLLTHIQRSEELLSIVHRKPLSLRLWQFLVWLSQKFGRNLENGKLIEMYITHQEIAEVLNTTRVTVTRLLQQFENEGLLVRYKRRIILCLPNKTIMNMNLKNK, from the coding sequence ATGTCTTCTATAATTTTGCCTCAAACTTCTACTGCTATCTTGAATGACTCAAATCTAAATGAGCATTTAACACAAAGACTATTTACACGTAAAGAAGTCATCCCACCTTGTAAAGACATACTTTGGCGCATTGAGAGTGGGGCTGTTCGGACTCTCACCTGGAGTGAGGATGGCTCATTTATTACTTTGGGGTATTGGGGAGTAGGAGATGTGATTGGTTATCCTTTATCCAAGGTAAATCCATATCAAATTGAATGCCTGACAAGCGTAGAGGCTATTATTATACCCCAGCATCTTTGGTATCAATACACTAATAATCTGCTGACGCATATTCAACGTTCAGAGGAGCTTTTAAGCATAGTCCACCGTAAACCTCTTTCCCTACGTTTATGGCAATTTCTTGTTTGGCTAAGTCAAAAGTTTGGGCGTAACTTAGAAAACGGCAAACTCATTGAGATGTATATTACTCATCAAGAAATAGCAGAGGTCTTGAATACAACAAGAGTGACTGTAACAAGGTTACTACAGCAGTTTGAAAATGAAGGCTTGCTAGTACGTTATAAACGTCGTATTATTCTATGTTTACCAAATAAAACAATTATGAATATGAACTTAAAAAATAAGTAA